ccGTTTATCGAGGAGCGTATTCGCCTCTGCTGGATACTCCAAATGCGAAGGAAACGGCATTGGAGCAGTATCACGGAACTGATGGATTCGGAGATGCGTTTGCCGACGACCCGGACACGAGTAAACTTCAACAAGAGCATGCCGCGTGCGCGTTACACAGAATCACGTCGGAGGATCCAGGTACAACCCAGTAAAACCCTCTCTTTTGCTACAATtagcttaattaatttaataacaactgttttataattaagGTAACATTTCCGTGGTCTGCATCGGTCCCCTGACGAACGTAGCGATGGCTATGAAACTGTATCCAGAGTTTGCGGACAACGTGAAGGAATTTTTTGTGATGGGTGGAAATTCAACTGGTAATTATTTGTGTTAATTGAATTAGTTCGCAGTCTCGTCATAAATTCGATTGGTAAAGCCTTTAAGCGACACAAAGTTAATAAGATTTGACTTGCATGCATTGTTAATCAACTGAGATAATGTATAGTTGACATCGTTTGGCTGTGCATAGTTAGTATGTGTATAATTGTGTCACAATGGAATGGGATGATTAGGAAAACTACATTGCCgtaattgcattatttaaaatgggaATGAGCGCTCGTGATATTTTTAACGAACTGAAaacattatatagatataactGAGCGATTGGTATATTGCTTAGATTAAAAAGTTCAGaggcaaattatataatagagaTAAGAGAAGTGTCTGCATCAGTGTcaataagaaaatgttatcCATGTGTAAACAAAAGTGTGTAGAGtaacaacaataaaatattttcaaagcaCAGGGTAACATAACTGCGCAAGCGGAATTTAATTTCTACGCGGACCCGGAAAGCGTGCACATCGTACTCAACAGCAACAACAAGCCTCTGTGGTTGTTACCATGGGAGTCCTGCTTAGAGACCAGAATTACACATGTACctacaattttattcataattattgtcaattattaaaaaatcatcataaaataaatattatattgtcaCTATAGTAATTAATTGTTCAAGTCaacctttattattagcacgAATCAAtagtaacttttgaaataaatttttcaggaatgGCGAAGGGACGTGTTAGGCAAAATAGACAAACCCTGCGTGCATATGATGAACGCAATCGAGGACAGCAGACGCTCACAAGCGAAGAAGCATTTTCCTTATTATACTATGTGCGATGCTTTCTTAGCCGGAATCGTGTTGATACCTCATATGGCCAAGAATGTCGTCGCATGGCACGCGGACATCGAATTGACCGGCAATAGAACTCGGGGCCAAGTTGTTCTCGATCATCTGTTGTCGAACAAACCGAATGTGAATTTGATACACGGTTTTGATTCGgagatttttaagaaaattttactgGATGCAGTGAACACGATTCGTGATTAACGGTGACTATCATTCTGTGAAATGTAACTGTCATCGGTGAATAAAAGGATATAAAAGCGAATATACTGTTTCTATCTTGTGtctgatttattatttgattattattgaattaatagGTTTAAGTTTccaaattgttaatttttgcattagaaataaattaaactttttgtataattttcatataacatttaaatattaattttttctttttaattaacagGGACTACAGGGAGTAATAACAAAGGACATGTATAGATGAGAAGAGACtagagaatttattttcaagatcACGTTAAAGAAAACGATATGGATTTAATGGCTCTTGTACCTGATTTTACAACGGCACCACGTATCCAGGTATGCGATCATCATCCAGGAGAAATGCCAAGAAGAcagatttttattctaatttcatactcactcattaatatttacttgtaTGTAGTATTCGAAACTTGTCCaagtattaaaattagttttcgaaatatgtatatatatatatactatattgcatattacaatatattgcaattaatttattttatttcgaattgcattttaaaatataaatatatcgcttttatgtaaatatctttctttttcctagATAGAAAATTAGGTGAGAGCGCGGTTTTTAATCAGAGTCGGAACGTGTGTATTCCAACTCTCACTTAACTTTCTTCTACCtgattattttagaaaaaagataaaattatgaaagcaTAGGTATTTCGAAGtgttattcaaaataaaataatgtaaataattcttttctaataattgttatcgcgtgtctttaaaaaaatttgttacataattaaaaaaaatgttaattgtaAAGGAATTGTAAAGgttttatatctttacatGGActggaataaaagaatattttggaGATGTCtacaaaaattgtaatcattaaatattaaagtaattaagcGAATATTGTATAGCGTGAGCCGCGCGTGGAGCATGTTTGTGAGATGCCGCCGAAGGAGGATTTATTGCTGAAGATAATCCCCGAAAGTTCTTCTTGGTCGAGGCTACGGCGTTGGTTTCTTAGTACACGGATAGCGTCGCGAAAACATCCGTTGACGCTATACTGCCTGAAGAGTACCCAGGCGATCGATTACGAAATCAGTCGACACCTCAAGTCCCATCCCTACATGATCCATCCCTTCAGTTCTTTCAGGTCAGTTGCGTGTTCTTTCCACAAAAAATTACGGactgaattaaataatgaatcaGCTAGATCTATTTCTATCTCGAAACAAAATTAAACCGccataatttcttatatagaATATGTTGGGAGTCTGTGATGACGCTGTTTATCGTAGCGGCTCTGTTGGCCACTCCAGTCTTCCtcgcattttattttgacGAATATGAAAAATGGTATATCTTTAACCTTGCGATCGACGCTGTATTTATGTGTGACATTGTGATTTGGTTCTTTACCGGTTATTATGATTCTAATACACATTTGATAGTTCTGGACCCGAGAATCGTGGCGAGGTAGGAATGCAATAGAACACACTtggttttaatcagtaagatcagtCTGCAATGGAGAAACTTATAGTTTCCAAATTGTCTTGAatccatttttaaataaaagaatggaGATTATGTTGCAAAGCTTTCCTCATATAGAAATCATGTGTTGgactcaataatttaattctgcGAACTTAagtccatatatatatatttttaagtttactATGGATTCCGAAATCTCTATAGCTCTTATAGCTTTAAGTGACTCCTTTGATCTCCgttctttttaaaacgcgGATTTGAGAGTTTATTTGGAAAAATGAGAGTTCTTCAAGGATTTATAAGGCGATGATCATCGTAGCAAGTATCTACGGGGTTTCTTCGTTGTGGACATGTTATCAGTACTACCATTGGAATTTCTCATCGTGCTCTTCGAGTCGATGTGGTACTTGGCATCGTTGAACCTGTTGAAGATACTGTGGATTCGAACCGTCATCACTTATTCACGCAGACTCTATTACGTCAGGATTCGTATCCAATTGTAGCTCACTGCGTAATGGAATTCGAAATCTTGCTCACTTGAATGTTAAACCTGAAAATTTCAGGTATATCGAGTTAATTTCCATCTGTACAAGGTAGCGAAGATAAGCGTCATCATCGTCGTATGTGTCCACTGGGCCGCTTGCCTGGAGTATTATTTGCCGTTAGCGGTCGCCAAGATAGTCGAGCAAAATGACGCGTTAGTAATCGACAGAATTTACGCATTATGCTCcaaatggaaaatttaaaCACTTACATCTTATGTTAGCAAAATAAtagcttatatatattttttttgccttGTTTCGTTTTctccttttattttactattcaTATGTGTtagtttctatttttttaaatcgttccTGTTGTTTATATAACACATCTAATGTGTATCAAAGGGATGTTTTCCTCCCgcaataatcaaataaaatgcgcgactaaaagtataataaaagaacaaaaaatttgtagatcATGGATTATTCGATCGTCTTACATGATGAAAAGGAGAACAAAACTTGCGATCTATCTAACATGTGTTAACAGAGCTGTTATCGCCCTGATCGGATCCACGCATTATTTGCACGTCAGCGCCCCAgaggatattatatataatctaattcTTTCTGTCCTCGGAATGCTTGGATTTATTTATCTGCTGGGTACGTTTATCACGCTTAATTGGACcaatttataaagtttttcaaaattaaatattaatttaagtgaaaaattatatcaatttaaatactaattaatttaacaaaatactATAGACATATTTGGATGTCAGAACAAgatttgaaatattgatttttatttttatgttacaatcttgataaaaatttcctatcTCTTTCATACATAATCTTCAGCGTGACTTTATCCTACCCTTGTACGATGTATCCGAAATCATgtctcttttactttaattttcgCAATCTTTCTCGTTACGAACTTGTTTTAGCCTAAGATTAAGTACTGTGGTTTCACTAATCGATAAGTTTTTCTTCTCAAAACGGTTATGCAGCGCGACTCTCGCAGTTAATGATGACGTTTCATTCCACCCGCAAAAGACATTTGAAATTAATCCAGCAGCTACAACAGTATATGAGGTACAAGGAATTGCCATATTCATTGCAGCAACGATTGCTGGCCTACTACAATTACCGCAACAAAAAAGGATTCGAGAGGGACAAGATTATTATCAACCACGTATCGCCCTACTTGCGAGAAGTACGTGGTACCTTGAAAAATTTCCCGAGAAATTTATTCCTGAAGAATACAAAAGTGGGACCTCTTATGCGATTACATACCAATGCTTCTGCCAatgattgtaaaattattgcaaaaccATGACCGGAAATCATTTAGTCCGCTGTCGCGTTTTGAACGTCGCTCatgaattttctttattacttcataaaaaagataaatgatACACGAATGATATAcgatttttctgaaattatatatgttcttGTAGAATTGAATCCTTTATCGTTCCAGAAGCTTCTTTTACACAAGTATCGCCGATTGATGAATACCGTGGAGCTGTTTGGATACCTGCCGCAAACAGTGGTGACACAATTGATCGGCGCCGTGCGCTCTGAGATTTTTATGCCAAACGACGCGCTGGTCAAAGCCAGTACACGCGGCGATGCTTTGTACTTCGTCGCCTCCGGCACCGTGGCCGTCTACAACAATGTGGGGAAAGAGGTGAAAGATTTATCTGTCTCGAATTGGATTTCAAACTGTTCAACTGATCAACTGATCAACTTTGACGTTTCCGCAGATTTGCCACTTGGAGGACGGGGCATATTTCGGTGAGCTGGCCCTGTTGATGGAGGATGAGCGCTGGATCGCGAGCGTCGTTGCCGCGGAGAATTGCGAGGTTTACGTATTATCGCGCGGCGACTTTCAATACGCTCTGACGCCGTATCCCGATCTCCTTGCACATTTGCAAAAGGTCGCATTGGCGCGTCCGGAGCAGACGCCGCTGCTCGAGAAGGCCCACGAACTGGACTCGCCAACAATCATGTCCGGGAACGTCAATATCAGCAGCATAAAAGTCAAAAGGAGGGACTAAGCTGTCGACGCGAACGTCGTGAAAGCGTTATAACTtggctttattattatattaattgcgttcatttttataacttttcaataatttcatttattttactactAATTGCGTACAACGgcagcatttttattattgctacGGGAAACAGCCTACTGagagttaattatttatttaacaattaaaacttgagcaaaatattatcaaactCTTTTCGCTGTTGTAACAAATCAACAATCAACAATAATCGCTCGGCACTGAAATGAGAAATCTCATTAGTTTTTTAACCGTTAACGGATAGCAGACCTCGAAGGTTTACGGCGCGAGGActgcatttaatttttcgaccataaaaacaagttttatgtTATCCCCTTTATATGGATTATCTCCGACCTGATCAGAAGCGGCGAATCTTTCGTTTTTGTGGGTTCCTGTACGACTGCTGGTACACAGACATGAGCCGCCAGTGCTCGGGGTAATCGGCATCCCGACAGCCGCTCACCACGCTGAATGGCGGTGCCAAAGTGTCAATGCAGAAGGCGCGTCTCGCGAACGGGGTTCTCGGCCGCGGCACCGTCATCCTCATCGGTGGTAATCCATTCCTGCGCGCCACATCGTCGCCCGTCGTCGACCAGCGTTTTTCCTCGAGACCGAGGGCGGCACCCACCGCAGACCGGATCAGTCTCGGATCTCTTCTTCGCCGCTCGAATTCCGTTTCCGTTTCGCCCGCGCCGTCGCGACAGGCCACGCATTTGCGTTCGGTGATGCGCGGCACAGAATTCGACCTCGATGGCTTCTCACATCGCCGTTCACCACGGAGTTCTAcgatcaaatttattattgttatttaatttctcgcTTGAAACATGTGTAAAATGCTTTCCTACAAGCATCAcagtaacaaaatatatataaataatatattatgaattataataaattaatacataaattcaaCATTAGCAACAatgttaaaaagagaaatatatttctttaatttagataatcaatgattacgtaatataatatagtagttcaatttataatgaatacgattaataattaataatttagttttatagGAAGttaattgtgtaattaaattacaatataaagataaattataggTAAATCAACAGAAAGTGCATATACGTAAAGGATAATTTTCTAAAGAGCAAATAAAGTATTACTTGAATCGACTAACCGCAATTGAACATTCTCTTCCTCCAAAACTGTCCGAGAATGCTCGATTACGATCGATCGATTCACTCGCCGTTTAAGTTCTTTCTTTTCCgtgttacatatattatttctcacCGTTGCAGGCACGATCGCAGCAGCATTGATTCCTCCTCGAGTCTGTCTCCGCCTGGTCCCGCCTCGCACAACTGCACTTGTCCTTCTCCCCGCTACAAGACAGAAGCTCGCGATTTTTCGGCACCGACGTGTGCTGGATCATGGCAAAGATCGCCGGGGCCGTGCCGCCCTCGGAACCGTCGATATGCGTCGGTCTTCGCGGCTCGTACACCGGGTCTCTCGGCGTCTCCCAGCAGATTGCCAGGTCCATTCGGGTTTCCGGTTTCTTGCAGCCGAGCGCGGGTCCGAACAAGCGGTTCTCCATCCTCGTTGCCGTGGGGTTCGCACGATCCGGATTCCACTTTGCGTCCCGTTCGCCGCTGGGTGAACAAACGCGACATCCTTTCCTGAAGACGGAATCGTCCACTCGATCTGGAAGCGGCTGGTGCTGCAGGTTCTCCGCGTGCAATCTCTTCGCCAGGGCAAATTTGTCAACGCAGGAAGTGATCTCTGGAGCGAAAGAAggttcttttatattaatattagaattacgTTAAAAGAATCACAAATAGGAATACTTGTCTGATATATAactattt
This sequence is a window from Temnothorax longispinosus isolate EJ_2023e chromosome 11, Tlon_JGU_v1, whole genome shotgun sequence. Protein-coding genes within it:
- the LOC139821630 gene encoding potassium/sodium hyperpolarization-activated cyclic nucleotide-gated channel 1 translates to MDLMALVPDFTTAPRIQREPRVEHVCEMPPKEDLLLKIIPESSSWSRLRRWFLSTRIASRKHPLTLYCLKSTQAIDYEISRHLKSHPYMIHPFSSFRICWESVMTLFIVAALLATPVFLAFYFDEYEKWYIFNLAIDAVFMCDIVIWFFTGYYDSNTHLIVLDPRIVASKYLRGFFVVDMLSVLPLEFLIVLFESMWYLASLNLLKILWIRTVITYSRRLYYVYRVNFHLYKVAKISVIIVVCVHWAACLEYYLPLAVAKIVEQNDASWIIRSSYMMKRRTKLAIYLTCVNRAVIALIGSTHYLHVSAPEDIIYNLILSVLGMLGFIYLLARLSQLMMTFHSTRKRHLKLIQQLQQYMRYKELPYSLQQRLLAYYNYRNKKGFERDKIIINHVSPYLREKLLLHKYRRLMNTVELFGYLPQTVVTQLIGAVRSEIFMPNDALVKASTRGDALYFVASGTVAVYNNVGKEICHLEDGAYFGELALLMEDERWIASVVAAENCEVYVLSRGDFQYALTPYPDLLAHLQKVALARPEQTPLLEKAHELDSPTIMSGNVNISSIKVKRRD
- the LOC139821604 gene encoding uncharacterized protein isoform X1, with product MSDARDALSALCGYLNSLINVGLTPEHLRLAKRNVPDESVAETLWNTLRVLSYHAAGEKRGDVDFRDYDASTAVKLHLAFLQYPVIEFYGLSQDGERNRDALITLAWLLGTQDVLTAILRAKLADGVLGAECSREDPPKGNRRRESGSKASRDRGIPMVVLRYSPDSVQKWRTTVSGNGDSCRASLRATPAGRCVSGTRLCPSQLLINNNESRVRYVKDKVVDRRVNMESHECCARCRAKSIVRKSDDPRKRCRSEHASEKRTTFSPRRHTPECLKFHMTSEEDEPKNEITSCVDKFALAKRLHAENLQHQPLPDRVDDSVFRKGCRVCSPSGERDAKWNPDRANPTATRMENRLFGPALGCKKPETRMDLAICWETPRDPVYEPRRPTHIDGSEGGTAPAIFAMIQHTSVPKNRELLSCSGEKDKCSCARRDQAETDSRRNQCCCDRACNELRGERRCEKPSRSNSVPRITERKCVACRDGAGETETEFERRRRDPRLIRSAVGAALGLEEKRWSTTGDDVARRNGLPPMRMTVPRPRTPFARRAFCIDTLAPPFSVVSGCRDADYPEHWRLMSVYQQSYRNPQKRKIRRF